CGCGGGGCCAGATCGCAGTGCTTTGCTGTGACGGGTCCCATGCTGTCGCGCGACACAGCGTCAACGATCCAGCCTGACAAAACGCCGACCGCAAGCGACAGGGGCAGCACCACAAGGGCCGCGTCGGGACGTGTCGCAATAAGCAGGAACGCTGCATCGCCCATCGTTGCCGTCAGGGTTGCGACAACCGCGCCAAAGCCGACGTTGCCCGATGAATAGGCTGCAACCACGACGACTGCACCCCCGCAACCGGGCGTCGCGCCAAGCAAGGCGGCCAGCGGCACCTGCCAGCCCTTTGCGTTGCGCAGGGCAGTGCCGATATCGAAACTGAACAACCGCTCCGCCCCATAAAACAGAAACAGCGTTGCGGCCACAAAAACCGACACCTGCGTATAGGCATCAACCATCAACCCACGGGTCAACGCGCCAAAGTCGCCCGGCATCAGCGCCAGCGCCAAAAAGACAAGGGCAACGGCCAGCCGTCGCGGGCGAAACTCTCCGAAGGGCAGGCGGGTGCCCACCTGTGGCGGTGCGATGTCGGTTGTTGCGTGCATGTCTGGCCTTTTGGTATTGAGAATTATTCTCATTTGCGGATATAGCACTTGCACGCGCCGCGACAAGTGCCAAATTGCCCCGAAATCCCGGAGGCGACATGACCGACAAAAGCGATCCAAAGGAACAGGCGCGGCGCGAAAAACTGGCCCGCCAGTTCATCGAGGCCATTCCGCATTCACAAGCGCTGGGCATGACCCTTTCGGATATTGCGGACGGGAAGGCGGCAATCAGCATGGGTTACGCCGAACATCTGATTGGCGATCCCGAAACCGGCGTGATCCATGGCGGGGCCGTGTCGGCCCTGATGGACACATGCGGCGGGGCGGCGGTGATGGTTCACCCCAGCGCGCCCATCGGCACGGCGACGCTTGATTTACGCATTGACTATATGCGTCCGGCAACGCCCGGCCAGACGATCACGGCGACCGCGGAATGTTATCATGTGACGCGCTCGGTTGCATTTGTGCGCGCCACGGCGACCGACGAAGACCCGGACAGGCCGGTTGCCACTGCAACAGGTGCCTTTACGCTCGAGCGTGCGTCGTGAGCGGGGGTGCGTGGGTCAAGACCCACCTTACCCGCCCCGTAAGTTGGGTCTTGACCCACGCCCCTTGCAGGAGAGCGCCATGAAACGCCCCGAGCCGGTTCAGGTCGTCAAACAACGCCGCGATGCCGCGCTGGAAAG
This portion of the Octadecabacter sp. SW4 genome encodes:
- a CDS encoding PaaI family thioesterase, encoding MTDKSDPKEQARREKLARQFIEAIPHSQALGMTLSDIADGKAAISMGYAEHLIGDPETGVIHGGAVSALMDTCGGAAVMVHPSAPIGTATLDLRIDYMRPATPGQTITATAECYHVTRSVAFVRATATDEDPDRPVATATGAFTLERAS